A DNA window from Gillisia sp. Hel1_33_143 contains the following coding sequences:
- a CDS encoding trimeric intracellular cation channel family protein — protein sequence MDISLFNILDLLGTIAFAISGALAAMSRRLDLFGTFIIAFVTAIGGGTLRDILIGNTPVMWMEDISYIYLIGVVTILTIIFRNQINYLKTSLFLFDTIGLGIFTIIGVEAGIQNNLHPVISIAIGAMTGTFGGVIRDILCNEIPVIFRKEIYATASLTGGLAYVILYYLGVQEDVIYIVTALIVISIRLVVVKYKISLPFFYITAGDEDN from the coding sequence ATGGATATATCACTATTCAATATATTAGACCTACTAGGTACAATTGCATTTGCTATCTCTGGCGCACTTGCTGCTATGAGTAGAAGATTAGACCTTTTTGGCACATTTATTATAGCATTTGTAACTGCTATTGGGGGAGGTACTTTGCGCGATATTCTTATAGGGAATACTCCGGTTATGTGGATGGAAGATATCAGTTATATATACCTCATTGGAGTGGTAACTATTCTAACCATTATTTTCAGGAATCAGATCAATTATCTTAAAACTTCCCTCTTTCTTTTTGATACCATAGGTTTAGGGATCTTTACAATAATTGGAGTAGAAGCCGGAATTCAGAATAATTTACATCCTGTAATATCTATAGCTATTGGTGCAATGACAGGTACTTTTGGAGGAGTTATTAGAGATATCCTATGTAATGAAATTCCTGTTATCTTTAGAAAGGAGATCTACGCCACCGCTTCTCTTACAGGAGGGTTGGCCTATGTAATCTTATATTATCTGGGAGTTCAGGAAGATGTGATCTACATTGTTACTGCACTTATTGTTATAAGTATAAGATTAGTGGTAGTGAAATACAAGATCTCACTACCATTTTTCTATATTACTGCCGGAGATGAAGACAATTAA
- a CDS encoding hydrogen peroxide-inducible genes activator, translated as MTITQLQYVLAVAEHQNFTKAAQKVFVTQPTLSMQIQKLEDELDIQIFDRTKKPIQLTETGKKIVNQARNIVNESDRIQDIVDQQKGFIGGEFRLGVIPTVMPTLLPMFLNNFIKKYPKVKLKIEELHTEAIVERLKEGHLDAAIAATPLEIDGIKEQVLYYEPFVAYVPSGHRLSNTGKITTESLDVDDMLLLEDGHCFKDGILNLCKASRNYDGDHFQIESGSFETLIKLSNEGLGMTLLPYLHTLDLKESESKNLKMFEDPIPAREVSLIYNKSELKMQIIEALRATIAGVVKGAIAFQNVKIISPLNNQKSSK; from the coding sequence ATGACTATTACTCAGTTACAGTACGTTCTAGCGGTGGCAGAACATCAAAATTTTACCAAGGCAGCTCAAAAGGTATTTGTTACGCAACCAACGTTGAGTATGCAAATTCAAAAACTGGAAGATGAATTGGATATTCAAATTTTTGATCGAACCAAGAAACCTATTCAACTTACTGAGACAGGTAAGAAAATAGTAAATCAGGCTAGAAATATTGTTAATGAGAGTGACAGGATCCAAGATATTGTAGATCAGCAAAAAGGATTTATAGGAGGAGAATTTAGGCTTGGAGTAATTCCAACGGTAATGCCTACACTTTTACCAATGTTTTTAAATAATTTCATTAAAAAATATCCAAAAGTAAAATTAAAGATTGAAGAACTTCACACAGAAGCTATAGTAGAAAGACTTAAGGAAGGACATTTAGATGCGGCAATTGCAGCAACACCTCTAGAGATAGATGGAATTAAAGAGCAGGTCTTGTATTATGAGCCATTTGTAGCATATGTACCATCTGGCCACAGATTGTCTAATACTGGAAAGATAACTACAGAGAGTTTGGATGTAGATGATATGTTGTTACTTGAAGACGGACATTGTTTTAAAGATGGTATTTTAAATCTTTGTAAAGCTTCTAGAAATTACGATGGTGATCATTTTCAAATAGAAAGCGGTAGTTTTGAAACTCTTATTAAACTTTCCAATGAAGGTTTAGGAATGACCCTTCTGCCCTATTTGCATACTTTAGATCTAAAGGAGTCTGAAAGTAAAAACTTAAAAATGTTTGAAGATCCAATTCCTGCAAGAGAAGTGAGTTTGATCTATAACAAGAGTGAACTTAAAATGCAGATAATTGAAGCACTAAGAGCAACCATAGCTGGAGTTGTTAAGGGAGCCATAGCTTTTCAAAATGTTAAGATCATTAGTCCTCTTAACAATCAAAAATCTTCAAAATAA
- a CDS encoding DUF4350 domain-containing protein, protein MSKSFKLIFGAFLLLLVILTYLEATTSRPINWNASYLESDKIALGSYVLYETWTDAGTHEIQKVRQSPFEFLSEEDPKGTYFFLNDNIFIDQAELDKLLTWVSKGNNLYLSANNISKNLLDTLDIEPFTVNPGENFKQQPYLNLTKKSFWRKRPYHLDQERRIIRLEKSDSLHQETLGVVNASSFDEKNRAYSNFISSKFGNGQIYLHTMPEVFSNYFLLSDTNYRYAENALAYIPAKTKVYWDDHYKSGKVYHTSPLYILLNNKALKWAYYFVLIAAGLFIIFEGKRKQRAIPVVTPLKNKSYEYSQTISELYLEQKQFKSLALKDIQHLYEYLRTHYRLDTNNLNEEFFVDLSAKLDLSKEDIRSKFKKITELSKKEELSKIELEEIHRTIQTLKYASNE, encoded by the coding sequence ATGAGTAAAAGCTTTAAGCTCATTTTCGGAGCATTTCTACTTCTTTTAGTTATACTTACTTATTTGGAAGCTACTACAAGTAGACCTATTAATTGGAATGCTAGTTATTTGGAATCAGATAAAATAGCTTTAGGAAGTTATGTACTCTATGAGACTTGGACAGATGCAGGCACGCATGAGATTCAAAAAGTAAGACAGTCACCATTTGAGTTTTTATCTGAAGAAGACCCGAAAGGCACTTATTTTTTCCTGAATGATAATATTTTTATTGATCAGGCAGAATTAGATAAACTTCTAACATGGGTTTCTAAGGGAAATAATTTATACCTATCTGCTAATAATATTTCAAAAAATCTTTTAGACACTCTCGATATTGAGCCTTTTACTGTTAATCCGGGTGAAAATTTTAAACAACAACCCTATCTTAATTTAACCAAAAAGTCTTTTTGGAGGAAGCGTCCTTATCATTTAGATCAAGAACGAAGAATTATTAGACTGGAAAAATCTGATAGCTTGCATCAGGAAACTTTAGGAGTGGTAAATGCAAGTTCATTCGATGAGAAAAATAGGGCTTATTCAAATTTCATAAGCTCTAAATTTGGAAATGGACAAATCTACCTACATACTATGCCCGAAGTTTTTAGCAACTATTTTCTGCTTTCAGATACTAATTACAGATATGCTGAAAATGCTTTAGCGTATATCCCTGCTAAAACTAAAGTTTATTGGGATGATCATTATAAATCAGGGAAAGTTTATCATACTTCTCCCCTATATATATTATTGAATAACAAAGCACTTAAATGGGCATATTACTTTGTACTTATTGCTGCCGGATTATTTATAATTTTTGAAGGGAAGAGAAAGCAACGAGCTATTCCAGTAGTAACTCCTCTAAAAAATAAAAGTTATGAATATTCTCAAACCATTTCAGAACTTTACTTGGAGCAAAAGCAATTTAAAAGTTTAGCACTTAAAGATATTCAACATTTATATGAATATCTTAGAACTCATTATAGACTAGATACCAATAACTTAAATGAAGAATTCTTCGTAGATCTTTCCGCTAAGCTAGATCTAAGCAAAGAAGATATTAGATCTAAATTTAAAAAGATCACAGAGCTCTCTAAAAAAGAAGAGCTCTCTAAAATTGAATTAGAAGAAATCCATCGCACAATCCAGACATTAAAATATGCCAGTAATGAATAA
- a CDS encoding TIGR00266 family protein, translating into MNSHEIDYEIFGEEMQYVELELDPSEAVIAEAGNFMMMDSGIKMDTIFGDGSAQNEGFLGKVLGAGKRLLTGESLFMTVFTNYVQGKKKVSFASPYPGKIIPIDLNIFNGKFICQKDAFLCAAKGVAIGVEFSRKLGRGFFGGEGFIMQKLEGDGLAFVHAGGTMAKKVLLPGEKLNVDTGCIIGFTQDINYDIEFVGGIKNTFFGGEGLFFATLTGPGTVYVQSLPFSRLANRVLQAAPQGGGKDKGEGSILGGIGDIISGDNRF; encoded by the coding sequence ATGAACTCACATGAAATAGATTACGAGATCTTTGGGGAAGAGATGCAGTATGTAGAATTGGAACTAGATCCTTCTGAAGCGGTTATTGCTGAAGCTGGAAACTTTATGATGATGGATAGCGGTATTAAAATGGATACTATTTTTGGAGACGGCTCTGCTCAAAACGAAGGATTTTTAGGAAAGGTTCTTGGGGCTGGTAAACGTTTGCTCACCGGAGAAAGTTTATTTATGACCGTTTTTACTAATTATGTTCAGGGTAAAAAGAAGGTAAGTTTTGCATCTCCATATCCGGGAAAGATCATTCCAATAGATCTAAACATTTTTAATGGAAAGTTTATTTGCCAAAAAGATGCTTTCTTATGTGCAGCAAAAGGAGTTGCTATAGGAGTGGAATTCAGCAGAAAGTTAGGTAGAGGGTTTTTTGGAGGAGAAGGTTTCATTATGCAGAAACTAGAAGGTGATGGATTGGCATTTGTACATGCCGGAGGTACCATGGCAAAAAAGGTGTTATTACCTGGAGAAAAGTTAAATGTAGATACAGGTTGTATAATAGGATTTACTCAGGATATCAACTATGATATTGAATTTGTAGGAGGTATTAAAAATACTTTTTTTGGCGGAGAAGGGCTATTCTTTGCTACCCTTACGGGGCCGGGAACCGTTTACGTCCAGTCATTACCGTTTAGTAGATTAGCTAACAGAGTATTGCAGGCTGCTCCCCAAGGTGGAGGTAAAGATAAAGGAGAAGGTAGTATTCTCGGCGGAATTGGAGACATTATTAGTGGTGATAATAGGTTCTAA
- a CDS encoding DUF58 domain-containing protein: MKFLKAIYFHQRFFWALFILAVLFLFSYWIIELYAITWVIAMVLCAVVCLDGLLLFSKNGIRSERILPDKFSNSDSNAVIIKIWSIYTFKIYIEVIDELPVQFQKRDFLQALEMKADSKNSFEYTIKPYERGEYFFGNLNIFISTKLKLLKKRQVFEHGQAVKVYPSFIQMKAYDFLAIDKRLRQPGLKKIRRIGHTQEFEQIKEYILGDDIRNINWKATAKRGSLMVNQYQEEKAQPIYSIIDTGRVMKMPFENLSLLDYAINSTLAFSNVALQKKDKVGMMSFSNTSGKIVTANSKKTNLLSILETLYNIKTEFLDSDFGLLYATINKQIKHRSMIMLYSNFEHTNAIKRELPYLKAIAKKHVLVVIFFENTEINSVIGNDASKIQDIAHKIIAQEFASEKRLMQKLLLQNGIQTVLTKPKDLTLNTINKYLEIKARGIL; encoded by the coding sequence GTGAAATTCTTAAAGGCAATCTATTTTCATCAGAGATTTTTCTGGGCACTTTTTATACTGGCCGTATTATTTTTGTTCTCTTATTGGATAATAGAATTGTATGCAATCACATGGGTGATAGCAATGGTGCTTTGTGCTGTTGTATGTTTAGATGGCCTTTTATTGTTTTCTAAGAATGGTATACGATCTGAGCGGATATTACCCGATAAGTTCTCTAATTCTGATAGCAATGCCGTTATAATTAAAATTTGGAGCATTTATACATTTAAGATCTATATTGAAGTAATAGATGAACTTCCAGTTCAATTCCAAAAACGTGATTTTCTGCAGGCTTTAGAAATGAAAGCTGATTCTAAAAATAGTTTTGAATATACCATCAAACCTTATGAAAGAGGAGAATATTTTTTCGGGAATCTCAACATATTCATATCCACTAAATTAAAATTGCTAAAAAAAAGGCAGGTTTTTGAACATGGGCAAGCGGTAAAGGTTTATCCATCTTTTATTCAAATGAAAGCATACGACTTTCTAGCTATAGATAAGCGTTTAAGACAACCAGGATTAAAGAAGATAAGAAGAATCGGGCATACCCAAGAGTTTGAGCAGATAAAAGAATATATACTTGGGGATGATATAAGAAATATTAATTGGAAGGCCACAGCAAAACGAGGCTCCTTGATGGTCAATCAATATCAAGAAGAAAAAGCCCAACCTATTTATTCTATAATAGACACAGGCCGTGTGATGAAGATGCCATTTGAAAATCTTAGCTTATTGGATTATGCTATTAATAGCACCTTAGCTTTCTCTAACGTAGCCCTACAAAAAAAAGATAAAGTAGGCATGATGTCTTTTTCCAATACCTCCGGTAAGATAGTAACTGCCAATTCTAAAAAAACAAACCTGCTTTCTATACTAGAGACTTTATACAATATCAAAACAGAATTTCTAGATTCAGATTTTGGATTGCTATACGCTACTATTAATAAACAAATAAAACATCGTAGTATGATCATGCTTTATAGCAATTTTGAACATACTAATGCCATTAAAAGAGAGCTTCCCTATTTAAAAGCTATAGCGAAAAAACATGTCCTCGTTGTGATCTTCTTCGAGAATACAGAGATTAACAGTGTTATAGGTAATGATGCTAGCAAGATTCAGGATATTGCTCATAAGATCATCGCTCAAGAATTCGCCTCAGAAAAAAGATTAATGCAAAAGCTTTTACTACAAAATGGAATCCAAACAGTTCTTACCAAGCCTAAAGATCTTACCCTAAATACTATCAATAAATATTTAGAAATCAAAGCACGTGGAATTCTGTAA
- the trxB gene encoding thioredoxin-disulfide reductase, with product MTENVEKIKCLIIGSGPAGYTAAIYAARADMKPIMYTGMEPGGQLTTTTEVDNFPGYPQGIDGPAMMVDLQKQAERFGTEVRIGMVTEVDLSKEIGGIHKACIDNSHWVEAETVIISTGATAKYLGLPSEQRLRGGGVSACAVCDGFFYKGQDVAIVGGGDTAAEEATYLANICNKVTMLVRKDEMKASKAMQHRVTTTKNIDLRYNTVIDEVLGEQVVEGLRMKNNQTGEMETIDITGLFIAIGHKPNTDIFKGQLDMDDSGYLVTKGKSTKTNLPGVFASGDVQDKEYRQAITAAGTGCMAALDAERYLSVVEEQKVDEVTA from the coding sequence ATGACTGAGAACGTTGAAAAAATAAAATGTCTTATCATAGGATCGGGTCCTGCAGGATATACTGCTGCAATTTATGCAGCTCGCGCAGATATGAAACCTATTATGTATACAGGAATGGAGCCGGGTGGACAACTTACTACTACTACAGAAGTTGATAATTTTCCAGGATATCCACAAGGAATTGATGGTCCTGCCATGATGGTAGATCTTCAAAAGCAGGCAGAAAGATTTGGAACCGAAGTTAGAATTGGAATGGTTACCGAAGTAGATCTTAGCAAAGAAATTGGTGGAATACATAAAGCTTGCATAGATAACTCTCATTGGGTGGAAGCAGAAACTGTAATTATATCTACAGGAGCAACTGCCAAATATCTAGGTTTGCCAAGCGAGCAACGCTTAAGAGGTGGAGGAGTTTCTGCCTGTGCAGTTTGTGATGGATTCTTTTATAAAGGCCAGGATGTAGCAATTGTTGGTGGTGGAGATACCGCTGCAGAAGAAGCTACCTACCTTGCTAATATTTGTAATAAAGTTACGATGTTAGTTAGAAAAGACGAAATGAAAGCTTCTAAAGCTATGCAGCATAGAGTTACTACCACTAAGAATATAGATCTTAGATATAATACCGTTATAGACGAAGTGTTAGGAGAGCAGGTAGTTGAAGGTTTGAGAATGAAGAACAATCAAACTGGAGAAATGGAGACTATAGATATTACAGGTCTTTTTATTGCTATTGGGCATAAGCCTAATACCGATATTTTTAAAGGTCAGTTAGATATGGACGATTCCGGATATTTAGTAACCAAAGGAAAAAGCACTAAAACTAATCTTCCCGGTGTTTTTGCTTCGGGAGATGTGCAGGATAAAGAATATCGCCAAGCTATTACTGCCGCAGGTACAGGTTGTATGGCTGCTTTAGATGCAGAGCGCTATTTGAGTGTTGTAGAGGAACAAAAAGTGGATGAAGTAACGGCTTAG
- a CDS encoding DUF2141 domain-containing protein translates to MKKLTVLIALLLTMSFYAQTEESSKISVKIENIKTNDGSVLFGLYTQSTFMKAKPEFMAKSEVVDGVAQITFENVPKGTYAISCFHDMNGNDQMDFEPSGMPKERYGISNNAVNMYGPPEWEEAKFEVANKDIDMNIKLN, encoded by the coding sequence ATGAAAAAATTAACCGTATTAATCGCATTACTACTTACCATGAGTTTTTACGCTCAAACTGAAGAAAGTTCTAAGATTTCAGTTAAAATTGAGAACATAAAAACTAACGATGGGTCTGTTCTATTTGGTCTCTACACACAATCTACATTTATGAAGGCCAAACCAGAATTTATGGCTAAAAGTGAAGTTGTTGATGGCGTAGCCCAAATAACATTTGAAAATGTACCAAAAGGAACGTATGCTATCTCCTGTTTCCATGATATGAATGGCAATGATCAAATGGATTTTGAGCCAAGTGGAATGCCTAAAGAAAGATACGGCATTTCAAATAACGCTGTAAATATGTATGGTCCTCCAGAATGGGAAGAAGCAAAATTTGAGGTAGCAAATAAAGATATAGATATGAATATCAAATTGAATTAG
- a CDS encoding DUF4870 domain-containing protein produces MNTQTTNPDKTVAAFIHLSTFSKYFIPLGNFIFPLILWTAKKQDPFVDDHGKKALNFQISMFLYFVLVAAIGISGIVIMGMNISEQGPLFFSEDSIRVGNLNTAIPLIVFMIIIGIILLGLFITDLVAVISATIKAKDGHNYKYPITINFISSTNSGDHTSKNEQFNNTQNQTL; encoded by the coding sequence ATGAACACACAAACCACAAACCCGGATAAAACAGTTGCAGCCTTCATCCATCTGTCAACATTTTCAAAATATTTTATCCCCTTAGGAAATTTTATTTTTCCATTGATACTATGGACCGCTAAAAAACAAGATCCATTTGTAGACGATCATGGCAAAAAAGCGCTCAACTTTCAAATAAGTATGTTCTTATACTTTGTATTAGTTGCAGCTATTGGAATATCTGGAATAGTAATTATGGGAATGAATATAAGTGAACAGGGTCCCCTTTTCTTTTCTGAAGATTCTATAAGAGTAGGCAATCTAAATACTGCTATTCCTTTAATAGTTTTTATGATCATTATCGGGATCATACTCCTAGGTTTATTCATCACAGATCTTGTTGCTGTAATTTCTGCGACAATTAAAGCCAAAGACGGGCATAACTATAAATACCCTATTACCATCAATTTCATCAGTTCCACAAATAGTGGAGATCATACATCAAAAAATGAACAGTTTAACAACACTCAAAATCAAACGCTATGA
- a CDS encoding PadR family transcriptional regulator: MKIENTKAQMRKGVLEYCILSVLKDNDAYVAEILETLKDAKLLVVEGTIYPLLTRLKNAGLLNYRWEESTSGPPRKYYGLTETGKLFLTELTHTWDELQTAVTIVTMQKSKNHE, translated from the coding sequence ATGAAGATTGAAAACACGAAGGCACAAATGCGTAAAGGTGTCCTGGAATATTGCATTCTTTCTGTGTTAAAAGACAATGATGCTTATGTAGCAGAAATTCTTGAAACTCTAAAAGACGCCAAATTGCTAGTGGTTGAAGGTACAATTTACCCTTTACTCACCAGGCTTAAGAATGCAGGTCTTCTCAATTATCGATGGGAAGAATCTACTAGTGGACCTCCACGTAAATATTATGGATTAACTGAAACCGGAAAATTATTTCTAACAGAACTTACCCATACTTGGGACGAACTACAAACTGCTGTAACTATAGTAACCATGCAAAAATCTAAGAATCATGAATAA
- a CDS encoding AAA family ATPase: MNNESLENQELNFNNRIPLDELQQAIAKLKLQLNKVIIGQDNFIELLITALLANGHVLIEGVPGVAKTITAKLFAKTLQTEFSRIQFTPDLMPSDVLGTSILSLKTSEFEFKPGPIFSNVVLIDEINRAPAKTQAALFEVMEERQITIDGNKYKMQPPFMVLATQNPIEQEGTYALPEAQLDRFLFKIKVDYPNQEEEIEILKSHHNRKGTPPEVQIEAVLSPTSLKHLQEQIQEIIIEDKLFNYIAQLVIKTRNHPHLYLGASPRASIAVMNASKAMAAIHGRDFVIPEDIKKVLSPVLAHRIILSPEREMEGVTPENVIEMITNSIEIPR; this comes from the coding sequence ATGAATAACGAATCTTTAGAAAATCAAGAATTGAATTTTAATAATAGAATACCGCTGGATGAATTACAGCAGGCTATAGCTAAATTAAAGTTACAACTTAACAAGGTGATCATAGGGCAAGATAATTTTATTGAGCTCTTAATAACCGCATTATTAGCTAACGGCCATGTATTAATTGAAGGAGTACCAGGAGTAGCAAAAACTATTACAGCAAAACTTTTTGCAAAAACGCTTCAAACTGAGTTCAGCAGAATTCAATTTACTCCAGATCTAATGCCAAGTGATGTTCTGGGAACTTCCATATTAAGTCTAAAAACATCAGAATTCGAATTTAAACCAGGACCTATTTTTTCTAATGTCGTATTAATAGATGAGATTAATAGAGCTCCTGCAAAGACACAGGCAGCCTTGTTCGAGGTGATGGAAGAAAGGCAGATCACTATAGATGGGAATAAATATAAGATGCAACCTCCGTTTATGGTTTTAGCCACCCAGAACCCTATAGAGCAGGAAGGTACTTATGCGTTACCAGAAGCACAGTTAGACAGATTCCTTTTCAAAATAAAAGTAGATTATCCAAATCAGGAAGAGGAGATTGAGATATTAAAATCTCACCATAATAGAAAAGGTACCCCTCCTGAGGTGCAAATTGAGGCTGTTCTTTCTCCTACCTCCTTAAAACATCTTCAGGAGCAGATACAAGAAATAATTATAGAAGATAAACTTTTCAATTACATTGCTCAGCTAGTAATTAAGACAAGAAATCACCCTCATCTATACTTAGGTGCTTCGCCACGAGCTTCTATAGCAGTTATGAATGCTTCAAAAGCTATGGCAGCAATACATGGGAGAGATTTTGTAATTCCAGAAGATATAAAAAAAGTTCTGTCTCCTGTTCTTGCCCATAGAATAATTCTTTCTCCAGAAAGAGAAATGGAAGGAGTAACTCCAGAAAATGTAATTGAAATGATTACTAATTCAATTGAAATCCCTAGGTAA
- a CDS encoding DUF4442 domain-containing protein, with translation MKLSPSKLNKYVLFKLPSAWLTGVRVKEINENQCTVSVKHRWINQNPFNSMYFAVQAMAAELSTGALVIGNIQQSGRKISMLVAQNKSTFSKKATGRINFVCKDGYLISEAIQKTIATGDGQTFWMKSIGTNEEGIVVSTFEFEWTVRIKK, from the coding sequence ATGAAGCTATCACCTAGTAAACTCAATAAATACGTACTTTTTAAACTTCCTAGTGCTTGGCTTACCGGAGTAAGAGTTAAAGAAATTAATGAGAATCAATGTACAGTGTCTGTAAAACATAGATGGATCAATCAAAATCCTTTTAACTCGATGTATTTTGCAGTGCAGGCAATGGCGGCAGAATTAAGTACCGGGGCGTTGGTAATTGGGAATATTCAACAGAGCGGAAGAAAGATCTCCATGTTGGTAGCGCAAAATAAAAGTACTTTCTCAAAAAAAGCTACCGGTCGAATTAATTTTGTTTGTAAGGATGGATATTTAATTTCAGAAGCTATTCAAAAAACCATTGCCACTGGAGATGGACAAACATTTTGGATGAAATCTATTGGTACTAATGAGGAGGGAATAGTAGTTTCCACATTTGAATTTGAATGGACAGTAAGAATTAAGAAATAA
- a CDS encoding PspC domain-containing protein: MNKTVNINLAGVFFHIDEDAYAKLQHYLDTIKRSLNNTQGKDEIIADIEARIAELFGEKIRNERQVISYKEVDEVITIMGQPEDYMVDEEIFEDEPSYSYSQTKTTGKQLFRDTDHSYVGGVSSGLAHYMGIESIWVRLLWVILTIASSGAFLLIYIALWIFVPEAKTTADKLSMRGEEVNISNIERKIREGFDDVAGKVKSVDYEKYGKQARSGATSAATGISAAILFMLNIFVKFIGIMILLVAGSILIGLFIALFTVGTFGIIDAPWTDYVEMAGIGAPLWLISLLAFFVAGIPVFFLFILGLKILVKNLKSLGTPTKLVLLGLWLLSLIGLSIIGVSQATKRAFDGEFIITENLPVTAKDTMYLSMRYNPTYASSVHGNSVKLKYDDDDNQIIYNTDIDVVIRSTKDSLGRIEIIKKAEGSDYKDARQRAQSIDYGTKFSGNELLLNSYLTTNAKNYFRDQKIRVVVYLPEGTTLRADRNTTSFTNRHNFGNILKSGEEDNFLIITEDGTLCKECPLNHYDDSWEDDDSWDDENEATWNEEDNEFEASITNENDSTSKVSIKIDEDGIKINKNRSKKVEIDKNGIRIQTD, from the coding sequence ATGAATAAGACAGTAAACATAAATCTTGCAGGCGTTTTCTTTCATATAGACGAAGATGCTTACGCTAAATTGCAACATTACCTTGACACAATAAAACGTTCTTTAAACAACACTCAAGGTAAAGACGAAATTATAGCCGATATAGAGGCGCGTATAGCTGAATTATTCGGAGAAAAGATAAGGAATGAACGCCAGGTAATAAGTTATAAAGAAGTAGATGAAGTAATTACCATCATGGGCCAACCTGAAGATTATATGGTAGATGAAGAGATCTTTGAAGACGAGCCCTCTTACTCATATTCTCAGACTAAAACTACCGGAAAACAACTGTTTAGAGATACAGATCATTCTTATGTTGGAGGGGTATCTTCTGGATTAGCTCATTATATGGGAATAGAATCTATATGGGTAAGACTACTATGGGTAATTTTAACCATAGCTTCTAGTGGTGCATTCTTATTGATCTACATTGCACTCTGGATATTTGTTCCTGAAGCAAAAACCACTGCAGACAAACTTTCTATGCGAGGAGAAGAGGTTAATATTTCTAACATCGAGCGTAAAATTCGTGAAGGTTTTGACGATGTAGCAGGAAAGGTAAAAAGCGTAGATTATGAGAAGTACGGGAAGCAAGCAAGATCTGGAGCAACCTCTGCTGCTACTGGAATAAGCGCTGCCATTCTATTTATGCTAAACATCTTTGTTAAATTTATCGGTATCATGATCCTATTAGTTGCAGGTTCTATACTTATTGGGCTTTTTATAGCTTTATTTACAGTAGGAACTTTCGGAATTATAGATGCTCCGTGGACAGATTATGTAGAAATGGCAGGAATAGGAGCTCCGCTTTGGTTAATCTCTTTATTAGCCTTCTTTGTAGCAGGAATACCAGTATTCTTCCTTTTCATTTTAGGCTTGAAGATATTGGTTAAGAACCTGAAATCTTTAGGTACTCCTACAAAACTAGTGCTATTAGGGTTATGGTTATTATCCTTGATAGGACTTTCTATAATTGGAGTCTCTCAAGCCACGAAAAGAGCCTTTGATGGCGAGTTTATCATTACTGAAAATTTACCAGTTACTGCTAAAGATACCATGTATCTAAGTATGAGATACAATCCTACATATGCTTCTAGCGTGCACGGAAATTCTGTAAAGTTAAAGTATGATGATGATGATAATCAGATCATCTATAATACAGATATTGATGTAGTGATAAGATCTACTAAAGATTCTTTAGGACGAATAGAGATCATTAAAAAAGCAGAAGGTTCAGATTACAAAGATGCTAGACAACGAGCTCAAAGTATAGATTACGGCACTAAATTTTCAGGAAATGAATTACTGCTGAATTCATATCTAACAACCAATGCAAAAAATTACTTTAGAGATCAAAAAATACGTGTGGTGGTTTACTTGCCAGAAGGAACAACGCTTAGAGCAGATAGAAATACTACTTCTTTTACCAATCGTCATAACTTCGGAAATATTTTGAAGTCTGGAGAAGAAGATAATTTCTTGATCATAACGGAAGATGGAACTTTATGCAAAGAATGTCCGCTTAATCATTACGATGATTCTTGGGAAGATGACGATTCATGGGATGATGAGAATGAGGCTACTTGGAATGAAGAAGACAATGAATTTGAAGCTTCTATTACAAATGAGAACGATTCTACTTCTAAAGTTAGTATTAAGATCGATGAAGATGGAATAAAGATCAATAAGAATCGAAGTAAAAAAGTTGAAATAGACAAGAATGGTATTAGAATTCAAACCGACTAG